The window ACAACAATAGCTTCGATGTGGGCGATGACGCCATCTGCTTTAAATCTGGCAAAGATGCAGACGGTCGCAGGCGTGGAATACCTACAGAGAATGTAATTGTGAAAAATAATATAGTATATCATGGGCATGGGGGGGTTGTGATCGGCAGCGAAATGTCTGGTGGGGTAAGAAATGTGCATGTATCTAACTGCACCTTTATGGGGACTGATGTAGGCCTGCGCTTCAAAAGCACCCGCGGCCGTGGCGGTGTGGTAGAAAATATCTGGATCTCTGACATCGACATGATCAATATCCCAACAGAAGCCATCCGCTTCAATATGTTCTACCAGGGTAATTCACCCATTCTGGAGCAGGACGAAAAAGCCGAAGATGAGAAAAGAGATGAGCGTCTGGTGCCGGTGAACGAAGAGACACCCATCTTCAGGAACATCTTCATGAAGAATATTACCGCTACAGGCTCTAAAACCGCTGCGCTTTTCCAGGGATTGCCTGAAATGAACCTTAGGAATGTACAGTTGGAAAATGCAGTGCTGCAAACCGAAAATGGTATTACCATGATCGATTCTGATGGTATTGCGCTTAAGAATGTAAAGGTGCTGGCCACCAATGGTCCTACACTTACTATTTATAACAGCAAAAATATTGCAGTAAGTGGTTTGGCCTATCAGGATTCGAAAGAGCCGGTAGTACGCCTGCTGGGAGAGCAAACAAAGAACGTTTCTTTTGAAAATAAAGACTTCACTGATGCAGCCCGGCAGATTAGCAGTGGCAAGCGTGCCGGTGATAAGATTTACTCGATGAAATAGTTTTAATTTTTTGGTTGGTTGATTGGTGGTTTAATATATAGGTATGGCCCATCTGGGCTGTACCTGTATTTGTTTTTCTTCCTTTTTTTAATAAACTAACGAGAGTCTGATGACTAAGAAACCAATAGTGAAAAGTGTACTGCACATAACGCAGATCTTACTGATTTTCCTTTTGTGCATGTCTTTTATTCCTCTGAAGAAAAAGCCGGTTAAATTTTTTCTGATCGGCGATTCTACCATGGCAGATTATAGCCTTTATGAAGGAGAGGACTATCAGCGTCAGCGCTACCCGCTCATGGGCTGGGGGCAGGTATTTCAGCCTTTTGTAAGCAGGGACAGCCTATCGAAAATAAGTCACCTCACCAAGGCAGACAGTGTGCTGGTGCTTGATAAAGCACGTGGCGGCCGTAGCACCCGTACCTTTTTTGAAGAAGGCCGCTGGGCAGAAGTATATAACGCACTGGAAAAGGGTGATCTGGTGCTGATACAGTTTGGACATAACGATGCAGCCGAGAATAAACCGGAGCGTTATGTAAGCATCCAGGGCTATAAGGAATACCTGCGACTATACGTTAACCAGACACGCCAGAAAGGAGCATTGCCCATTCTCCTCACACCTGTTGCCCGTAATTATCCCTGGAAAGACGGCAGACTCTCGAATGTACACGGCGACTACCCGCAGGCAGTAAAAGAAGTAGCCAGTGAGCTGAATGTTCCCCTCATTGACCTTAACCAGCGTTCTATGGATTTCTTCTCAGCCAAAGGAGAGGAGTGGGTAACCAACAAATATTTTATGAATTTACCGGCAGGGGTGTACCAGGCATACCCCGAAGGACAGAAAGATAATACCCACTTTCAGCCGGAAGGGGCAAAGGCAGTAGCCAGACTGGTATTTGAAGGCCTGCAGGACCTGAAACTAAAGGAGGTTGCCAAGCAATGAGAAACAACCCCACAAATAGTAATTTTATAAATTATACAAAAGCTCATCACCGCCATTTACGTATAATATTGGCTGTTTTTGCTGTGTTGCTTCTCACCTTAACAGCCTGTGCACAAAATAAATTTATATCAGAGCCAGCTGATGCAACGCAAAAGGCTTCTGCTGCTGTAGTTCCTGCAGCACCCAAAACTAAGATTGTAGTAGCCAAAGATGGGAGTGGAGATTATAAATACATTCAGGATGCCATTGATGCTGTAAGGGCGTTCACACCCATTCGTATTACCATTTATATCAGGAATGGCATCTACAAAGAAAAGGTGCACATACCGGCCTGGGTAACAGATATTAACCTGGTTGGTGAGAGTACCGAAAATACCATTATCACCTACGACGACCATGCCGGCAGGGGCAAAATGGGTACTTTTGAAACCTACACCTTTAGAATAGAAGGCAATAATATCAACGTAGAAAACCTTACCATCCAGAACACCTCAGGTCCGGTAGGGCAGGCAGTTGCTCTGCATGTGGAGGGCGACCGACTGGTATTCAGAAACTGCCGCTTTTTAGGTGATCAGGATACTATCTTTGCCTCCGGCGAAGGATCCAGACAGTATTATGTTGATTGCTATATTGAAGGAACTACCGATTTTATTTTTGGTCCGGCCACAGCCCTTTTCGAAAACTGCCACATCCACAGCAAAAAAGATTCCTATATTACCGCTGCTTCTACACCGGAATGGATCAGGTATGGTTATGTTTTTAAAGGCTGCACCCTAACGGCAGATGCAGCAGTAGAAGAGGTATATCTTGGTCGGCCCTGGCGGGATTTTGCCAAGACAGTTTTTTTGAATTGCGTGCTTGGTGATCATAT of the Flammeovirgaceae bacterium 311 genome contains:
- a CDS encoding G-D-S-L family lipolytic protein (COG2755 Lysophospholipase L1 and related esterases), translated to MSFIPLKKKPVKFFLIGDSTMADYSLYEGEDYQRQRYPLMGWGQVFQPFVSRDSLSKISHLTKADSVLVLDKARGGRSTRTFFEEGRWAEVYNALEKGDLVLIQFGHNDAAENKPERYVSIQGYKEYLRLYVNQTRQKGALPILLTPVARNYPWKDGRLSNVHGDYPQAVKEVASELNVPLIDLNQRSMDFFSAKGEEWVTNKYFMNLPAGVYQAYPEGQKDNTHFQPEGAKAVARLVFEGLQDLKLKEVAKQ
- a CDS encoding Pectinesterase (COG4677 Pectin methylesterase), producing MRNNPTNSNFINYTKAHHRHLRIILAVFAVLLLTLTACAQNKFISEPADATQKASAAVVPAAPKTKIVVAKDGSGDYKYIQDAIDAVRAFTPIRITIYIRNGIYKEKVHIPAWVTDINLVGESTENTIITYDDHAGRGKMGTFETYTFRIEGNNINVENLTIQNTSGPVGQAVALHVEGDRLVFRNCRFLGDQDTIFASGEGSRQYYVDCYIEGTTDFIFGPATALFENCHIHSKKDSYITAASTPEWIRYGYVFKGCTLTADAAVEEVYLGRPWRDFAKTVFLNCVLGDHIRPEGWHNWSRPEAEKTTYYAEFKNSGPGANARERVAWSEQLTEKEAASYTIENILAGDNSTAITETRWYNRKVQ